ACGGTTTCACCACTCCCTATCAACCAGCGCCGTCGGTGCGCAGCTGCTTTCGAGGACATTATAGATGCACTGAGGCTAAGTGAGGCAAAAACGAATgtaaaagaagaggagatggGAAGAGGGGCGCTGGCTAAGGCAGAGTTTGAGGAGGCGTTGCAATGCGCGTGGAATGTTGACAATCGGCTCTTATTGTTACTGATGCGCGGGCTCCTAACTTTAACCGAAGGGAAGGATGGACACACAGCCAACCTGTTCTTTACCGAAGCAACAAGGCAGGCGCTGAGCTGCTTTGGTACAAAGAGTAGTATCACTGCGGAGTGCCTACATAGGCTTTCAGTGGCTCGCCGGGATTGTGAGCAGGTGCAGCTTCTGCCACCGGATCCCTCATCCGTGTCGCCTGTCTTGTTTGGTAGCTTGCAAGAGCTGCTCGACCACACGGACATCGTTGTGGGGAGTGCTCAGCGTACCTTCAGCATCGCTGCACAGCTGGCCTCTTACGGTAACCGTGCGGTGATGCTGCATTGCGTTTCGAGTGCGGGGATCCCCACCGAACAGGAAATGTGGAGCCAAATTGTTAGTGAGTGGGACAGTGAGGTACATCACGTTTGCACGACACTGAGAGGTGACTTGATACATGCACTATCGCTTTAAATATACGGTATATACGATGGTATGCGGAGCATGCCCCTATAAATTTCCTTCAATGGTTTCTTTTCAGATAGCAATCCTGTGAGATCTTACTCGCTTTGTGAGAGTGTTCTTGAtgacgaagaggaaaacgCGACGTTATAGCCTTGCTTGTCCTATATCATGTGCAGACTTATTTCCTTGTGAGTTGGAGGTGGTCTATCCATGTGCACGCTCTTAGTTGCACCCATAGACGCTGGGGGTTGGTACCGCAACAACGGTCGGAAAGTGTGCTCTACCCGGTCCGTCACCACTTGGCAGGAAGAGTTAGCACCGACAAGAGATGGTCGTTATACCATGGAGAGTCACTGATCCCcaattttttattatttgattATTCCTCTCCGTGATTTCATTTGGTTGTGTCACACTCACATTTTGTCAAGACTAACGCTGTGTGCTAACTATGATTCCCCCTCCCCGTCTTCACACGTGGCACACCTCCTGACTCTCGTTTCCCATGAGATACCTGTGATTACCCAGCACATGTGCAGCTGACTTATCGCTCGCGTCTCCGAGCCACCCGTCAACAATTTAATAGGGAAGTGAAGGGGTTGGAATCAAAAAGAATGGACAAAGTTATATATAACAGATGAGTCATCAGTTGCGTTGTTTCTTGTCTGTAGGAACTTTTTTGGCCTGCGGACACTTGTGAGAAGCGTGCATTTGTCAATGAACAGTGGCAGAGCCCGGGCCGCGTTAACATTTAATAACCCCGGTGTGCCTGTATCTTTGGCGCACAAAGCGGGTGCGTGCCTATCCGGCATTGGTGGGACTTCTGCGTTTGCTATTCTCTCATCGTTatctctccatttttttttcctcaccaaCTATGAGTACAACACCAGTAACTGAAATATTTGACCACTGACAAGCTTAATGATAGAGAGTAATTTGCTCTCGCAGGTTAACACCgcttccccccttcccacCTTTATGGAAGTGGAGCTTGTGAACTCCATCAATACCACCGTGGGAAAAGCCTTCCAGTTCGCTCATGTCTTTCTCGCTGAAAAGTGCGACTATTTGGCAGCGCTTTTACCCTATAACTCGGAAATTTGGTTGGTTCTTCATGCATTACTTGAACACCGCCTACTTTTCCACGCCGATACGTCCTTTGCCGAGATGATGTTCAGCCTCTGCCGTGGGACAATCATTTCGCCATCACGACCGCTACCCAGTCAAGGGAGGCTGTCATGGCTGCTGCGTGGCCCGCCACCCGTCCCCCCTTTAGAAGCCCGCATGATGGACACACCCGCAGCGACAGACTCTCGTGCAGTAGGCGAAGCCATGGTAGGTATGAAGGCAGGGGAaattgcagcagcggatAGGGCCCCATACGGGCACCTGAAATTCCGACCCCTTACCAACCGACAGAAGTACATTACACTCTTTCTCCTCACGGTGAAGCCGTACCTACAGCAGCGCCTTGCTTCATGGTATGAGGCAAACAAAGACGCACAAGTGGCGGGAGAATCACAGTCTGGTAGCGCTTTGAGTCGGCAAACCCTCGGGGCACGCTTGAAACAACTCGCTCTGCAGCTCTACCCAGCGCTCCACGCCGGTTGGGAAGGCCTCAATTTAGCCTTCAAGATCCTCTTCCTTCTAGAACTGACGCCTTATACAGCACCGCTCCACCGGATTTTTAGTATTGTGCTTCGTCGCCCCACAGGTGATGACCTCATCGCTGCTTCAAATCCGCGTGCTCAGGCTGCCCTAATGCTTGGCCGTGTATTGATTGTCGTGCTTCTCCTTGGTTTCCGTCTAATGGAATTCAGTGGCAACACGGGTGGGGCTAGTCCTTCTCATGCCAACAGCGATGACCTGACCATCCCACGCCCACCTGAGTGGGGCGTCGATGTGGTAGTCCCACCGGGCACACCGGACCCTCAGCCGGGTGTCTGTCCCGTTTGTGAGCGACCAGTTACCAATGCCGCGGTGTGTACCGTGAGTGGGGTGGTGGGATGCTATCCCTGTCTCACACAATTCGCACGGGAGAAGAATGCCTGCCCGGTTACACGGGCACCCATGTCGTTGGAGTGCGTTCGACGCATTTATGAGTGCTGAAGGCCACACGGTCTTGGCGCTAGTGGATGGAAAAAAGCACCGGACCCAAATACGAGTACGGTGTTAGTGGTGTGCTACATAACCGCGGATGTGTGCAGGTTTGGTAGGAACAGCGCTATCTGCTGATCCCTTGTCGGTGCTCGTTCGTTGGAATTATACTAAAAACGTGTGAAGGCAAAGACACatagggaaggggaaacaaacagGAAGAAGGGTAACAATAAGAAAATTAGCTGGGTGTGGTGTTTGAATGTATCCTGATGACGAGTTAGAACCGAAAAAGTGACGCGTAAGTGGTGCCCTCCAAGGATGAATAAGGGGATGGGTCCCTAATGGATTGGGGTGGGAAGGGACAAAGTGGGTGGTGCCGTTTATTCGGACGTACACGAGGAGAGGGAACAGTCGCGAGTTGGTAAAGGGCGGGAACTACTTGCACTTATACGTTAACGGTGGAACAGCAAACTATCCGCCACACTATCCCACGTGTTCAACCTTTCCATAGTCTCTTCGGCGTTCTTTAATTCTCTATGTGGGGTGATGAGTGAAGTACAGAAGGAAAGACGAGGAGTTCTTCCACGGTGGCGCACCGGTTGGCAGTAGGGTTAGGGTGAAGAGACCGGTGGTCCCTAGCGGTATGCCAAACATAAAGGGAGGGGTTGGTAGCTTCTTGATGCGCCGCGCTGCACCAAAGAGCATACGTCAGAAATATCAGACAGGTCCACAATTCTATAAGCGCAAGTTTTTTCAGTTCCAAAAGGGCCACCACCGCCTGCACCGTCGTATCAGTGGAGTTCAAACCGGATCCCCAACACACCAGAGGGAGTACGAGAGGTTCCACCACCTCCCGGGCGATGTCCGTACGCGACCGCAATTCGACTTTACCTTCGGTGAAACCCGGGCGGACCGGGTGATGTTCGCGTGGCGAAAGCGGGGGGACCTTCAACTATACCAAATGAGCGGCAGAGGTGAAACGTTCGTATGCTACCGCTGTGGCTATCCCGTGCGTAGTCAGCTTGTGGCGGTTAAAGCTGACAATTGGGATTACCGTATGTGTTATCGCTGCTACACAAATACAGTGCACCGTGGCATGGAAAACGATACGTAGGCTTGTGGCGAGTAAATGGTACTGAAAAAGATGTCGAAGTACGAGACGAATAAAAGCCTATCTCGTCCACTGAGAAAGGAAACGTGACTGCTGCGTACCCGACTTTTTTCAGTTTAACATGGGCGTGTACGGTTTGTCCTTGGTTTTGACCAGCACATCATTTGCCTGTGCATGTGTCAGGGTGGTTGCGGAATGAATGATTATGGCAATGTCACCATTACACCTCTGTACTGCATACCCTTCCCCCCGTAGTCATCTGCTTTTCTGTCTTCAAGGCTCCTTTACCCAAACATATCGCTTTTTACCCACTGTGCGTTCGGCCGtaacatacaaatatacatTAGTTGCACAAGCACGCGTGTGAACCCAGGGAGGCGAAGTTGTTTGGCATTTGGCGGGGTGACCTGATGAACTACGCCGACGGTAACTACTACGACTCCCAGCAGGCAGCGGGTTATTACTACCCTGAGGGGCAACAGATGGACGACGGTTATACTATTGACCTCCGCCCACCTGATATCACTGAACAACAAGACAATATCATTCAATTAGTTGCAAAGTACGTGGTAGCGTCGTGTGATGGTGCTCGGTACCAGAACAAGCTaatgaagaagacgaagTTTAATTCATACTTTGCCTTCCTCGCCTCACCAGAGCATAAGTATCACGAGTATTACCAGTACCTTGTTCGTAGTTATACACACTGGCGCCACGTCGCTGCAGCGAGTGCCGCCAACCAGGACAACAATGAGGGTTACGCCTTCTACACGgagcagcttcagcagcaaaTGTACGATGCCAATATGTATTATGCCCATGCCTACAACATAGCTGCAGCAGATAACTTGGCGGCATCCGCGTCAACAGTGGTTGGCACGGCAACGGGTGGATATTATGATGCCAACAGcgcttttccccttcataaCCAACAGCCACAACCCGAGCCGCTGAGGGGTAAATCCGTTCTTGGAAATGCGAGCGACGCAATTAGTCAACCACTCGGGGAAGCTGAAAGCAGAAAACGTACCCGCTCTGCAACACCATTGGAAAGCAGCgatgatgaggaagaggatcAAGGAGTGGAGTTTGTCATGGAAAATGGTGTCGCCAGGGCTGTCCCAAGGAGATCTTGAACAGTGCGAAGTGAAGCACCTCGAAAGAAACATGGGGAAGTGGAACGAATGTTGCATAAGCGTCGTACTGTCAAAAGAAACAGCAGTGGGAGACCCAAAGGGGGTATGCCAAAAAAAGTAGGCAACTGCTTCCCATCGATATTCGGTGCCTTTGGTTGCGGCACTCGCTGCAACGCCTGCAGCTCTGCAGTTTAACTGCCAGGAGCAGGGCTACACCCTGACCTCTGCGTGCCCTCCCTCACTTCCTGGCGCCTAATTGCGCTCTTCTTTAAACACATTCACGTACCGGTCCTGTAACGCAGGAATGTGAGAATGAAGCTGCCTCTTACTCCGCCATTCCTTCATTCTTCCCCACCTTCCTGACTTAGTTGAAAGAATATGTATTTAAAACCATATAACAATCCCTACCCCGTCGTAAGTGACAGACTGGAGGTTATTCTTGAAACCATGCGAAAAATTAATGGAGACAGCGGTTCCCCCGTCGAAACGCCACCAGAAAGGGTACCGTGCATTGGCTCCGGTGCGTTTGCTACCGTTCGTGTTGGCTGGGTGCAGGAGCGGTGGCACAGTCAAGGCAAGAATGAAGAACCTGGACAACTCACCTTCGGAACTACAGCCGCAGTGGCTGTGAAGCGCGTGGTTGTTCCAGGGAAGTTGCGAAGTCCCCTTGACGGTTGTAGGCAGCGGCTGCTCCGCGAGCTGCAGGTAATGGAACACATCAGAATCTGTCCACATCCGAATGTCGTGCAGTGCTGGGGGTTTGTCTTCCACAAGGCGGACGATAGAGCAAGTATCGGCAGAGAAGTAACAGATAATTTGCTTGGTGAGGTCCTCACAAACTTTTCCCAATTGCGCGAGCAGCAAAGGGTAATAACAGGGAACATGGACAAGGAGAAAATTGGAAACGAGGTCCTTGATGGGGTCTCTTGCTTTGATGTGTGTCTCTCGTTGTGCACAGGCGGTACTTTAACCGAGTATGTCCGCCGAGTAGCCGATGCAGCGCTCCGTGCGACGCGCGCGTGCATACAGGAGCGGATAGTCACTCAACCGAAAAACACGAGCATGACTGACTCCACACTTGGGGAGTCACCCACTGGACATAATCAGGGTCTGACCAGCAGCTCAAGTGATGCTGGGATCGAACCTAAGGGGGCGCTGCTCGGGcttaaaacaagaaaattgACACCGATTAGAAAAGATGTTTCGGGAGAATTTTTCACACAAAAAGACTCCACTTTAGTTGTCTCCCATCTCACAATCCGCGAAAAAGACATTGTCGCCATTGCGTATGCGTTGTGCAACGCCCTTCGTCACACCCATGAAACGCTACGGACGCTACACCGTGACATCAAACCAGCCAATGTGTTAATATGCGATGGGATCGGAAAGATACCGTCATATACATCGCGTGCCACTTCATGCGACTTCACGGCCAGAACCACAGCAAGAGCCCGAGGTGCTCCAACTGAgttggaaaacaaaaaagcaaacggcAGCAAAGCGGTTGAGTTGGTGCTTTTCTCAGACCTTCGCGACGCGCTGGGTAATCCACAGGAAGGAGGGAGCGCTGATGATAAACTCACTCCTGATGTGTTGGTTGTGCCTGCTGAAGCAGGATCACATCGTGTGCTGTGTAATTCATCTGATTCGCCCCCATACGTGCTGGAGTGTCTGCCCCAGGTGGACGCCTGGCGCCTGCAGTTGGCGGACTACGGCATCGCGTCAGGTTTAGATCACATGGAGGCCTCGGGTCGCTGTGGTACATTCCCTTTTATGGCACCCGAGGTGGAGGACGAGGACTGCACCGGGTCCATGTACGGAACTAAAGCTGATATTTATAGTCTGGGGGTCACAATTCAGCATGTTATTGTGAATGCTACCGTTGAGTTTAACGAGGTGGCTCAGGCGCTACCCAGGCGGGCAGATGCTTTGGGGCGGCAGTGGGTTGACGGAGAAGACAGGGAGACAAGCGAAGTGGACAATGACTCCGGCACCAGTGGTGGCGTAACAGATGAAACGAAGAGGAAGCGGACGTTTAATCTCCCCGGCAACTGGCGCTGTAAGCGGGAGCTTAGCGACAGGGACTATGTTCGCGACATATACTCTCATCTGTCACATCCACTACCGCACGATGACTGTGCTAGATCATTTACCGTACCGCGCTCGTGGCGTTGCCATGATGAGTTAGCCTCCGGCAACTGCGTTGAAGGTTTAAGCACTGACGGCAGGACTGACACTGGCAATGCTGGAGACAAAAGGGGCCATCTTCAACCTCAAAATTCCGACTACCGTGATAATATCAAGGCGCTAAACTTTAGAAAGGGCCAAGGGGCTCGGTGCAGGTCTTGTGGGAAGCTCCACCGAAACCTTATCGAGCTTCTCAACGCCATGACGGCCCCTGATCCCTCACAGCGACCGACATTGTCGTGTATATTGCGTGACACAGCGGTCATTGAGCAGGGAACGTTTGTTGATGAACCAAGGGAATCcagtttccccttctccagAAGTAGCAGTAGCAGCAAGCACGCGAATGCGGTGGCAAACACTTCAGGGCGCAGTAACACAATAAACAGCACAGCATGCAGCCCAAAACAGCTGTCGCATACAAGTAGAGGGACCGCACCCTCACCAATGGCGGGTCGCAATCACCGTTCCAGTTGCTCTGGGGAATGTAAGGATCAGAAAACTCACGACGGATCGAGTGAAATGTTTGGCGGTGTTAACAAATACGACGGGTGGCGCGAAGGCGTGTTGTGGCGCCCGCCTTCGCTCAAGTTTCTTCGTCGGTACAGTGGACAGGAGGGGCGTTGCTAACCGATCGGCATTTAGGGGCCTGGCGGGTGTCTCTTGTTTCACGCGTTCACCATCCGATGCGGTGGTCTCTAAATTTTCTCACAATATTCATTACCTTTACTTACTTTCTCTGCCACACGGCACAAGCGGCTCCTGCTTGCGGGCGGGTTTGATTAACGTGGGTTGTGCTTTTTTGCCGCTTGCTCTCATTGTCCGAGTGGtcacttctatttttttttcttgttgacGTTTGACTGTGGTCAGGGGACATctcattgttgttatttttgcttttagttGTTACCTAAACATGTTTCTTCGCCTAAACGGAGGTGGGTGGGGCCTCGCGCGCTTACAAGAAACGTCTGTAGAGGTGGTCATTTGGGTCAggtggagagggaaagcttgtttgcttgttcaACTTTACGCTGTGAGTAGTCCTCCCTTCCGTGCATCATTCTttggacttttttttttcttttaccgcCCATCCGTTGGGCTGttcgtttattttttctatcaGGCTATGTCAAACATCAGCCCCGCCAGTGGGCTACGGCCCCGCTACTCCCTGAAGGCATTTAAATGTGTGGTCGTGTATACCTGATGCTTCATTTTTATCTCggccccctttctttcccttcctatGCATTTCTCCCCCCTCGAACAATATATGATTAAACGAAATGAAGGCCACAGGGATAGAGAAGTAGTAGGTGCGACGTCTCCATCCCGGTGCGTGTGGTATGCGGTCATCTTCCGCCGCATCATCGACTAGAGCCCTTACCCCTGGGAAGTTGAAGCAGCCAGGCTCCACGAGAGGGCTGAAGAGTACGCACTCCGGCAGTGAAGAAGCCGTCCTGAGCGAtaagttgctgctgtttttacaGCAAAGTCGGGAACGGACATCCCATAATCATGCCGCGCGAATTTCCCTGCTGGAATCTCAGTACACACAAAGCCTCCACGGACTCTCAGGGGCCCGTGGTTCATCTACCCTCTTCACCGAAGCTTCACTGAATGCGCGAAAAGGTGGACGTCACGGCAGAGACCCTGCAGGAATTGTTGACAAGGAGATTGTTATTGAGGTTGATATGAGTGAAAGTGAGGATGAAGTATCGTCGCAACTGATAGAAACGAATCATCGGGCACAGCAGCGGGAACATGCAGCAACGCAGTCTTCGTCGGTTCGCCTGACGGCATCGTCCTGCAGGGTCACTGCCACCGCTGCTGCTACCGATCTCTCACCTCAGAGTCTGTCCGAGTCGTATGGTGTATCTCCGGAGGCTCGTACacccatttccccttttataGAAAAGATGCGTTACCGCGAGGTTCTGGGCGCGCCTGAGCTGCCTCAGGGTCCTGAAAAGCGCAACAAGACTACAACCCACTACACGGCAACGGAATTGTCTCTTGGGAGGGCACAGGCGGGGGTGCGTGCCAATGTCGGGAGGGGTAT
This region of Trypanosoma brucei gambiense DAL972 chromosome 10, complete sequence genomic DNA includes:
- a CDS encoding peroxisome assembly protein, putative, whose amino-acid sequence is MIESNLLSQVNTASPLPTFMEVELVNSINTTVGKAFQFAHVFLAEKCDYLAALLPYNSEIWLVLHALLEHRLLFHADTSFAEMMFSLCRGTIISPSRPLPSQGRLSWLLRGPPPVPPLEARMMDTPAATDSRAVGEAMVGMKAGEIAAADRAPYGHLKFRPLTNRQKYITLFLLTVKPYLQQRLASWYEANKDAQVAGESQSGSALSRQTLGARLKQLALQLYPALHAGWEGLNLAFKILFLLELTPYTAPLHRIFSIVLRRPTGDDLIAASNPRAQAALMLGRVLIVVLLLGFRLMEFSGNTGGASPSHANSDDLTIPRPPEWGVDVVVPPGTPDPQPGVCPVCERPVTNAAVCTVSGVVGCYPCLTQFAREKNACPVTRAPMSLECVRRIYEC
- a CDS encoding RNA binding protein, putative, which codes for MNYADGNYYDSQQAAGYYYPEGQQMDDGYTIDLRPPDITEQQDNIIQLVAKYVVASCDGARYQNKLMKKTKFNSYFAFLASPEHKYHEYYQYLVRSYTHWRHVAAASAANQDNNEGYAFYTEQLQQQMYDANMYYAHAYNIAAADNLAASASTVVGTATGGYYDANSAFPLHNQQPQPEPLRGKSVLGNASDAISQPLGEAESRKRTRSATPLESSDDEEEDQGVEFVMENGVARAVPRRS
- a CDS encoding protein kinase, putative, with protein sequence MYLKPYNNPYPVVSDRLEVILETMRKINGDSGSPVETPPERVPCIGSGAFATVRVGWVQERWHSQGKNEEPGQLTFGTTAAVAVKRVVVPGKLRSPLDGCRQRLLRELQVMEHIRICPHPNVVQCWGFVFHKADDRASIGREVTDNLLGEVLTNFSQLREQQRVITGNMDKEKIGNEVLDGVSCFDVCLSLCTGGTLTEYVRRVADAALRATRACIQERIVTQPKNTSMTDSTLGESPTGHNQGLTSSSSDAGIEPKGALLGLKTRKLTPIRKDVSGEFFTQKDSTLVVSHLTIREKDIVAIAYALCNALRHTHETLRTLHRDIKPANVLICDGIGKIPSYTSRATSCDFTARTTARARGAPTELENKKANGSKAVELVLFSDLRDALGNPQEGGSADDKLTPDVLVVPAEAGSHRVLCNSSDSPPYVLECLPQVDAWRLQLADYGIASGLDHMEASGRCGTFPFMAPEVEDEDCTGSMYGTKADIYSLGVTIQHVIVNATVEFNEVAQALPRRADALGRQWVDGEDRETSEVDNDSGTSGGVTDETKRKRTFNLPGNWRCKRELSDRDYVRDIYSHLSHPLPHDDCARSFTVPRSWRCHDELASGNCVEGLSTDGRTDTGNAGDKRGHLQPQNSDYRDNIKALNFRKGQGARCRSCGKLHRNLIELLNAMTAPDPSQRPTLSCILRDTAVIEQGTFVDEPRESSFPFSRSSSSSKHANAVANTSGRSNTINSTACSPKQLSHTSRGTAPSPMAGRNHRSSCSGECKDQKTHDGSSEMFGGVNKYDGWREGVLWRPPSLKFLRRYSGQEGRC